The following are encoded together in the Planctobacterium marinum genome:
- a CDS encoding PQQ-binding-like beta-propeller repeat protein yields MKKIFLGIKGHVVCLNQDSGEEQWRTKIKNDWGKPTVVVYSEDLIVYLNGTLYCICPDGGKIKWENPLKGLGNGNCVISLTGKAALGKDGSEPNVIVGEIIDTAIDMAM; encoded by the coding sequence ATGAAAAAGATATTTCTTGGAATTAAGGGGCATGTCGTTTGTTTAAATCAGGATAGTGGTGAAGAACAATGGCGCACCAAAATCAAAAATGATTGGGGCAAGCCCACCGTGGTGGTTTATTCTGAAGACCTAATTGTCTATCTAAATGGCACTTTATATTGTATTTGCCCTGATGGGGGCAAAATCAAATGGGAAAATCCCTTGAAAGGCTTAGGCAATGGTAATTGTGTTATTTCACTGACCGGCAAGGCGGCACTTGGAAAGGATGGTTCCGAACCAAACGTCATCGTAGGAGAGATTATTGATACTGCTATTGATATGGCAATGTAA
- a CDS encoding DUF4345 domain-containing protein, which produces MAINKRKTYLFFAGFVLLLVGFYIGLMPVDYLNQFFNNSQFSTEALSEMRGMGGTIFVFGFFILAGAFFKQIEYTSIIIAALIFASFSVFRLIGIIIDGIPAQSIFVALTIELLFAFSVIPFLLRKDSRAPSESH; this is translated from the coding sequence ATGGCTATTAATAAGCGTAAAACGTATCTATTTTTTGCAGGATTTGTATTGTTACTGGTGGGGTTTTATATCGGCCTGATGCCGGTTGATTACCTTAATCAGTTCTTCAATAATTCCCAGTTCAGTACAGAAGCTCTGAGTGAAATGAGGGGGATGGGTGGAACCATATTCGTATTCGGTTTTTTTATTCTCGCAGGAGCTTTCTTTAAGCAAATAGAGTACACATCCATAATTATTGCTGCGCTTATTTTTGCGTCATTTTCTGTGTTCAGATTAATTGGAATAATTATAGACGGTATTCCGGCTCAGAGTATTTTTGTCGCCCTGACTATTGAATTGTTATTTGCATTCTCAGTCATACCGTTTTTACTTAGGAAAGATTCACGCGCTCCGTCAGAATCTCATTAA
- a CDS encoding NmrA family NAD(P)-binding protein: MEHKIALITAPKSKTGRRVVELLQRSEYLVRIASRSTRIKFDWEDENTWQQAITGVDSAYIIIPPNLALSNMSAKLSRFIELCEKNSMRRIVLLTGRGEAESRKCETVVLKSDIPATIVRTSWFSQNFSEGVFLDSILNGEIVVPVNGVKEPFIDASDIAEVVYHSLLDESPDNHIYEITGPELLSFKKIAEIFSNNLKVDVTATHIPLDTYLSELAKFGIAEEEIKLTRYLFEELLDGRNEYLTSDLERVLGREPTSFQQYIESTRRSGAWELLSIEETNNGY; this comes from the coding sequence GTGGAACACAAAATAGCACTTATAACTGCGCCCAAAAGTAAGACTGGACGCCGAGTAGTTGAGCTACTCCAACGCTCCGAATACTTGGTGAGAATAGCATCCAGAAGCACAAGAATAAAATTTGATTGGGAAGATGAAAATACTTGGCAACAAGCCATTACCGGGGTTGATAGTGCCTATATCATTATTCCGCCAAATCTAGCGTTATCGAACATGTCTGCAAAATTGAGTCGATTCATTGAGCTATGTGAAAAAAATTCAATGCGTCGCATTGTGTTGTTGACTGGGCGAGGTGAGGCTGAGTCCAGGAAGTGTGAAACTGTAGTCCTTAAAAGTGACATTCCAGCAACGATTGTAAGAACCAGTTGGTTTTCACAAAACTTCAGCGAAGGTGTCTTCCTGGACAGCATTTTAAACGGTGAAATTGTGGTTCCTGTGAATGGTGTTAAAGAGCCGTTTATTGATGCAAGTGACATTGCTGAAGTTGTTTATCATTCACTATTAGATGAGAGCCCAGACAACCACATTTATGAGATTACTGGCCCCGAGCTTCTTAGCTTCAAAAAAATAGCGGAAATTTTCAGCAATAACTTGAAGGTTGATGTAACAGCTACGCACATCCCTCTAGATACATACTTGTCTGAGTTGGCCAAATTCGGTATAGCAGAAGAGGAAATAAAATTGACACGATATCTGTTCGAAGAACTTTTGGACGGTCGAAACGAATACCTTACATCAGATTTAGAGCGAGTTTTAGGAAGAGAGCCAACGTCATTTCAGCAATACATTGAAAGCACCAGGCGCTCTGGTGCTTGGGAACTTTTATCAATTGAGGAGACAAACAATGGCTATTAA
- a CDS encoding AraC family transcriptional regulator has product MQIVHYFLVMSTAKYNELLHYLKLESVYYSRSLFGGVNWAVNVPAYPDTSMFHILVSGSCLVKLDQIELLLKPGDVVFFPAAKGHFVMGNENTDASDLYSLPVKKISDLYETLELNSEASEKTVLLCGVVKIRHPSGEMLLNDMPPIIHVQREHHLFSSVMEGIVNLIFQEAEANFLGGETVITRLVDILMIQTIRQWVMKGDEYHGQWLKALKDPKIGKSLSLIHQHPEITWTIESLGKDVGMSRTAFATQFTLLVGDTPMNYLTSWRMNLAELRIKSGEKVTLDFIESLGYQSESSFRRAFKKIKGYTTSNIPKELPI; this is encoded by the coding sequence GTGCAGATCGTTCATTATTTTTTAGTGATGAGCACCGCTAAATATAACGAGCTACTGCACTACCTTAAACTTGAGAGTGTCTACTACAGCCGCTCGCTCTTTGGTGGCGTGAACTGGGCGGTAAATGTTCCAGCCTATCCTGATACTAGTATGTTCCACATACTGGTTTCAGGTTCCTGTTTGGTTAAGTTAGACCAGATTGAATTGCTCCTGAAACCCGGTGACGTTGTATTCTTTCCCGCAGCAAAAGGACACTTTGTTATGGGAAATGAGAATACAGACGCATCAGATTTATATAGTCTTCCTGTGAAGAAAATAAGCGATTTATATGAAACTCTCGAACTGAATAGCGAAGCTAGTGAAAAGACGGTTTTGTTATGTGGTGTCGTTAAAATTCGCCATCCTTCTGGGGAAATGTTGTTGAATGATATGCCTCCAATAATCCATGTACAGAGAGAGCATCATTTATTTAGTTCCGTCATGGAAGGCATAGTTAACTTGATTTTTCAGGAAGCAGAAGCCAATTTTCTTGGCGGCGAAACTGTGATAACGAGATTGGTGGATATCCTGATGATTCAAACAATTCGTCAATGGGTAATGAAAGGAGACGAGTACCATGGCCAATGGCTTAAAGCCTTGAAGGATCCCAAAATTGGAAAGTCGTTATCTCTGATTCACCAGCATCCAGAGATAACTTGGACTATTGAATCATTAGGAAAAGACGTAGGCATGTCCAGAACGGCTTTCGCGACCCAATTTACTTTATTGGTTGGGGATACGCCAATGAACTACCTGACATCCTGGCGCATGAATCTTGCGGAGTTACGCATTAAAAGTGGCGAGAAAGTAACACTAGATTTCATTGAGAGTCTTGGTTACCAATCTGAATCTTCTTTCAGGAGAGCATTTAAAAAGATAAAAGGTTACACGACGTCTAACATTCCCAAAGAGTTACCAATTTAA